CCGCTGAAGCCGAGATAGCGTCCCCGCTCGCGCGCGGGGGCGAGGTTGGCCGAGAGGGCCTGCAGCGCCGGGGAGGTCGTGACCTCCGCGACGGAGACGAGGAGGATGGAGGCGGCGAAAGCGGCGAACCCGCCGGCGAAGCCCGCCGAGGCGTAGCCCAGGGCGTAGAGGACGCAGCCGGAGGCGAGCGCGATGCTCAGGCGCCCGCGTCCGATGAGCCGCGCGGCCGGCCACTGTGCGAGCACGACGATCAGCCCGTTGAGCGAGTAGAGGAGTCCGACGCGCCGTTCGTCGAGGCCGCCGTAGCGGGCCGCGTGCATCGAGAGCGGGGCGATGAGCTGGGCCATGACCACGGCGATGAGGAAGGCGCAGACGGTGAAGAAGAGGTAGCGGCGGTCCCGCGCCGGGGCGAGGAGTCCGGCAGGGGAGAAGGTCGCGCCCGGCTTCGGCTCCTCGGAGGCCCCCAGCGAGAGTCTCACCGCGACGGCGCAGAAGGCGAAGACGAAAGAGGTCGCCAGGAACATGGCCTGATACGAGACCGCGGCCAGCGCGCCGCCGAGCGCGGGGCCGAGCGCCCAGCCGAGGTTCCCGGCCATGCGGAGCCAGCCGTAGGCCTCGACCCGCTCGCGCGAAGGACGGTTGTCCGCGACCCAGCTGCGCACCGCGGAGGGAAAGGTGTTCCCGACGAGGCCGGAGAGCGCGTGGAGGGCGAGGAGGGCCGTCACGGGCAGCGCGAGGGCGAGCGCGGCGGCCAGCGCCGCGGAGAGGACCGCGCGCAGGGAGAGCGACCAGAGCATGACCCGGACCCGTCCGTAGCCGTCGGAGATCGAGCCGCCCCAGGCGAAGCCCGCCGCCGCGGCGAGCATGCTCAGGGCCATGATGACTCCGACCTCGCCGGGGCGCAGGCCCCGCACGCGGGTCAGGTAGAGGGCGAAGAACGGGAACGAGAGGGCGTGGCCGGCGACGAGCGCGGCCTGGCAGAGGCAGAGGAGGCGGAGCGGTCTCTGGTCCCTCAAGGAGTCCCGAGGTCGTCGAGGATGTCCAGCGCCCCGCGCCGGGAGAACGGCACCCGCCGCGCGCAGAGCTCGCAGGTGTCGGGCGGCATCACCTGCACCGGATAGGTCACGAGCGCCCGCACCGGGACGCCGAGCGGCAGGGCCGCGGTGGAGCGGTCGAGGATGGCGGCGATGCCCACCACCTTCCCGCCGTAGGCGCGCACGAGCTCGACGACCGCCCCGGCCAGGTGCCCGGTCGCGAGGACGTCCTCGACGACCAGCACGCGCTCTCCCGGAGTGATCTTGAACTCGCGGCGCAGGAGCATCTCCCCGTTCACGCGCTCGGCGAAGATGGAGCGGCAGCGGCGCAGGCGCGCGATCTCCTGTCCCGCGACGACCCCGCCCACGGCGGGGGCGAGCACGACGTCGACGGGAGAGGGGAAGCGCGCGCTCATGGCCCGCGCGATGCGCTGGGCGATGTAGGGATACTGCATCACCGACGCGGTCTGGATGAAGATGGGGCTGTGCAGGCCGGAGGGCAGACGGAAGTGCCCCTCCTCGATGGCGCCGTGCTCCTGCAGGAGTCCGAGGACGTCGAGCTTGTTCATCATCGTTCCTTCCCCTCCCCGCAGAGCCCACCGGCAAGGGGGTCCAGGGGAGCGATGCGCTTCATCCCGAGCGCGAGGGCGTCCTCGATGTCCGAGCTGCCCATCTTGCGCAGGGTGATGTTCGCGGACGGCTTGTTGAGGTCGTCGGAGAGCTGGAGTTCGATGGAGGGGCGTCCCGTGGTGTCGACGAGCCGGTCGGGGAGCTGGCCGCGCGACTTGGTCAGGCGCATGAGCACCTTGGCGGCGATGCGCTCCTTCGAGAAGTCGACGTCCCCGTCCGAGTAGCCGACGAACTGCGGGCCGTCGACGTTGAGGAGGTGGACGTCCACCGCCCCGTCGCGCGCGGAGAAGTCGCCGAAGACGCGGTTGAAGTCCAGGGTCTTCGGCGTGGCCGTGTCGAGGCTCATGACGGCTTTGGCGTTCATCTCGTGCATGTAGGTGAAGGGCAGGAGGAGGACGTTGAGCACCCGATGGGCTTCGCGCACCGACTGCACGTTGGTGACGCGTCCGGGCCCGAAGGCGGCGCGGAAGCGGCCGTTGACGTGCCGGAGGCCGCGCTGGATGTCCTTGAGATCGAGGAGGAGCTCGAGGTTCTGGGTGTCGAAGTTCGGGCTGACGGCGTTGGCGACGCGGATGCGGCCGCGGAGGTCCGGGAAACGCCGGGGGATGGCGTGCTTGAAGACCCGCGCCCAGGGACCCGAGGACGGCGCGCTGCCGGAGACGGCGTGCTGGAGTGCGATGCTCTTCTCGATGCCCGCGTAGAGCTCGTCGGTGCGCAGGCGGTCGATCGTCGCGTCGAAGACCACCTCCCGCGGGCTCGTCAGGCGCCGGACGCAGCCGACGGCCTTCGCGCGCGCGTTCCTCCAGGTGGCCTGAAGCTCGCGGATGTCCAGGTCCCCGTCGCGGATGCGCGCGGCCACGCGGACGTCGGAGAACTCGTTGCCCAGCCCGACGTAGCTCCCCCCCCGCACGACGAGTTCGAGGTCGCGCATCTCGCGCGCGCCCTTCAGCGAGAGGTCCACGCGCGCGATGGCCTGGCCGCTCGAGATGCGAAGGCCGAACTCGCGGAGATCGAGCGCGAGGGCGCTCACGGAGGGAGAGGAGACGGCTCCGGAGAAGCTCACGCTCCCGCTCAGCGTCCCGCGCGGGGCTTTCGCGGCCCACGGCCTCCAGCAGGCCGCCGCGCGCGAGAGCTCGAGCCCGCGCATGGAGACGGTCGCCTTGCCCGAGCCGAGCCCCTCGAAGCGTCCGCGCACGAAGAGGCGGCCGAAGCCCAGGTCGCCCTCGAGCTGCTCGAGGACGTAGGGGCGCTCGAAGACGGGCAGCGGGGAAGCCGGGGCCGAGAGCTTCAGACGCAGCGCCCCGCCCGGCAGGGAGAGTCCGGGGGGCACGGGAAGCATCGCGGAGAGCCAGGCGCTGTCGATGGGCGGGAGCTTGGCGCGCAGCTCGAGGCGCGGCGCGTCGAGGTCCCGCAGGGAGCCGGAGAGCTCGAGCGTCCTCCCCCCCGCCTTCACGAGGATCCGCTTGGCCGCGACGTAGGCCTCCGGACGACTCAGGCCGGCCAGGGAGACCACGCCGGAGAAGGAGACGTCGGCGTCGATGCGGCGTCCCCCCGCGACGCTGGCGCTGCGGAAGTCGGCCTCGACGGGGAACGGTTTCTGGGAGCTCACGTCGTCGAGCGCGGCGCGCAGGGCCTCGATGCGGTAGCTTCGCCCGCGCGCGAGGTCGCGGACGCGGAGCTCCCCGTCCTCGATGCGGAGCTCGTCGGCGGACTGCAGCGGCGGCAGCGCGAGCAGGCCCCTCGGCGGGGCCGGCCGATGCAGAAGACCCTCGATGTTCCAGGTCCCGTCCGCGCGGCGGACGAGCTCGATGCGGGGGCTCACGAGCTGCACGGAGGAGAGCTCCAGGCGCCCGTGCAGGAGGGCCCCGACCTTGTAGCCGATGAGGAGCGCCTCGCTGGACAGGAGGGTCTCTCCCGGGAAGGCGGGGTCCTCGGAGACGACGAGGCCGTCGACGCGGATGCCGCGCTGCAGGACCACCGAGACCCGTCGGATGTGCACGGGCCGCTGGAAGGTCTGCTGGAGCTGGGCGGTGATGACCGACTGCAGCCACTCCGGAGTGACGTAGCGCTGGAGCAGATAGAAGCCCGTGCCGGCGGCGAGGAGCGCCAGGAAGATGCCGGAACCGATGACGCGCAGAAGGATGCGCGCGGCGCGCGAGCGCGGGGGGTGCAGCATACGCGCGTATTGTATCTTTTCCTAAAAGCCCGGAGCGCCCCGGGACAGGAGCAGGAAGACGGTCCCGGCGGGGAGGAAGGAGAGCCAGAGGTTGTCGTCGACGGGGACGGGAAGGAGCTCCACGAGGGCCGCGACCGCCGCCGCCGCGGGGAGCGCCGGTCCGCGCAGCCCCGCCGCGGCGCAGGAGAGCAGGCAGGCGGCGAAGCAGGCGAGGGTGCCCTCGAGCGTCTTGCCGCTGCGCAGGCGCGTGCGTCCGAAGCGGCGCCCGACGAGCGCCGCGGCGGCGTCGCCGAAGGCGAGGCAGCAGAGACCCGCCGTCACGGCCTCCGGACGAGCCCCCCAGCACAGCACGCTGAGCCAGCAGCCCAGAGAGGTCCAGAAGACGCCGCTGACCTGCGCGGACTCCTTCTCGCGGTGGATGCCCCCGAAGACGCGCATGAGCGCCTCGTTGAGGCCGGGCCGCGCGAGACGGGCGAGCTCGAGTCCGCCCTCGACGAGGATCCAGAGCCCGAGCAGGACGAGCGTCGTCCCCCGGCCCAGAAGGAGGAAGGCCGCGAGGTAGACGAGACTGAGGAAGTGGAAGATCTTGCGCAGCAGCTCGCGGCGCAGCTCGGGCGTCATCGCGCGGCGCTCCTCAGGACGCGGACGAGCGCTTCCCCTCCCGACGCGAGCAGGCGCCAGAACGAGGCCGCCCACCCGGCGGCCCGCGCGAGCTCGCCGCCGAAGGACACCGTGCGCGGGAAGAGGCAGGTCAGGGCCGCCAGCAGCAGCAGGCCGTTGAGCAGGAGGATCAGCGAGAGCGAGAGCGTCGTTCCGGCCTCCTCGAGGTCGCCCTGGCGCGTGACCCACAGGGACTCCGCCGTATGCATGAGGTGGAAGGAGAGCGCCGCGCCCATGAGCGCCAGGAAGGCCTCGCGCGCGTGCGGGGGCGGCCCGGACCACAGCAGCAGGCGGTAGACCAGGACCGAGAGGAGCGCGTAGAGCGGCACCCAGTAGGGCGCCAGGGCGACGAAGGGACTCGAGTGGGAGAGGTCGACGTGCCCGCTCTCGCCCTTCACGGAGATGGCGAACACCTTCCCGCCCCCCATCCAGGCCGCGAGGGCGTGCGTGGTCTCGTGCGCCAGGACGTAGAGGGGCCTCAGCCGCGCGACGTTCGCCGCGTAGAGGACCGCGTAGCCGACGAAGCCGGCGAGGAACCACGCGGAGGCGCCGGGCCGGGCGGCGAGCCGCGCGAAGGCGGCGCAGGCGGCGAAGAGGACGGCGAGGGAGAAGGGAGCGAGGAGGAGTCCGAGGGACGCTCGGGCGAGGGAGGCGGCGGAGGAGAGCCGCTTCCCGCGCTTCACTCGAGCATGTAGTCTTCGAAGGGGATCTTGCGGGCGCGGAGCTCGGCGACCCAGAGCGCCTTCGCTTCGGCCATGCGCGCGCGCGAGCGCGTCACCCAGCGGCTCTCGGGCGGGGAGAAGAGCTCGACGGCGGTCTTGTACCAGTGGTAGGCGAGCTTGCTCGAGCTCTCGAGGACGGCCTCGTCGGCGCGGAAGCGCTCGAGCTCGAGGCGCTGCCGGTACTCGGGCTCGCCCATGCGCCCGGCCGCCTTCTCGGCGTCGAGCCCGGCCTTCGCGCGCGCGAACTCCGACTCGCAGAAGGCCTTCTTCAGCTCGGGGCGGGCGTTCCACTCCATGTACTTCTCGCCCTCGAGCCAGGCGGAGCGGGCGCGCAGAGCGAGGTCCGCGCAGACCATCGCGTAGACGGCGGCGGCGGCCGCCGCGGCGAGCAGGAGGCGTCGGAGGAGGGGCGAGTTCGGCACTTACCAGTCGCTGGAGAGCGGCCCGCGATCGGTCTTGCGGGAGATCTCGGGCGGCCGGGTCTGGAGCATGCGGTGCAGGACGGAGGAGAGCACGGCCGGCTTGATGGGCTTCTCGATGAACTCGCGGACGTTCGATTCCTGGCGGACCATCTCGACGGTCTGCCGGTCGATGCGGCGGCCCGTGATGATGATCACCGGGATGGAGCGCGCGTCGCACATCTGGAGGCTCTTGAGGACCTCGAAGCCGCCCAGGCCGGGCAGCATGAAGTCGAGGATCATGGCGTTGGGCATGAGGGCCTCGGCCTTGCGGATGGCCTCCTGCCCGTCGGCCGCGCGCTCGACGCGGAACCCCTCCTTCTTGACGACGTGCTCGAGGAGGTCGAGGATGCTCTCGTCGTCGTCGACGATGAGGATGAGCTTGTCCTTGGGGTCCGTCAACTCCGGGATGACGCTGGGCTCCTCTTCTTCGTACATGATGTCTCGTTCCTCTCGTCCTCAGTTTACCACAAAAACCGCGCCGTCTGCACGACGCGTCGGGGTCCTCGACGGGGACCCCGACGGGGGCTTCGGAGACGCACGGCCTCCCAAGCACCCGGGGATCCCCGTCGGGGAGCCCCGCCCAGGAGTCCGTCCGAGTAATATCGCCCGTGCCGGAGGCCCGAGATTGAGGAAAGCGCAAGGCGCGACAAGCGAGGATAGCCGAAGCTATCTGAGCGCGAAGCAACGCGGCGATTTCCCGATATCGGGCCTCCCGCCTTCCCAGATAGCTGCGATGGAGAGGCGGGTCGCGCGCTATCGGGCTGCGCCTTCGCCGCTCGGAGCTTACAGGCCTTCAGGCCTGCGCGCTCCGATGCGCCTCGGCTCGCTCCGACAGCGCGCGACCGGCATGGACGCTATTACTCGGACGGACTCCTAAAGGTTGGTGGTGACGAGGGTCTCGGTGGCCTGGACCCCGTGGATCCCGCGGACCTCGCGGACGATGAGTCCGCTGATCTTGTCGAGGGTGTCGCACTCGGCCGTCAGGATGGCGTCCCAGGACCCGAAGGTCAGGAAGACCTCGTTGACGCCCTTGATGGTGCGGATCTGCGCGATGGCCTTCTGCTCGAGGCCGGCGGAAAGCCGGCACAGCACGAACGCTTTCATGCTTCCTCCATGCGAGTCATCTCCGTCTGTTCCAATCGTCCCGCCCGTAGCGCTCGCGCGCGAGCCGTTCGACGGCGGCGGCCGCCGCCGGGGCCAGCGGGCACGGCTCGAAGAGGGTGCGCCACTGCAGCGACAGTCCCTCCTCGACGCCGCGCTCCAGCGCCTCCCGCGGCAGGCCGAGGCGCTCGGGCCGCAGCGAGCCCTGGTAGAGCCCGATCCCGCGGCGCCGGCGCAGCGCGCCGCCGAGGATCTTCTCCCCGTCGGACAGCGTCAGGTCCATCGGCACCGGACTCGGGAAGCATCGCTCCTGCAGGCCGGCGGCGGGCTTCGCCGCGGGCTCCCAGA
The window above is part of the Elusimicrobiota bacterium genome. Proteins encoded here:
- a CDS encoding MFS transporter yields the protein MRDQRPLRLLCLCQAALVAGHALSFPFFALYLTRVRGLRPGEVGVIMALSMLAAAAGFAWGGSISDGYGRVRVMLWSLSLRAVLSAALAAALALALPVTALLALHALSGLVGNTFPSAVRSWVADNRPSRERVEAYGWLRMAGNLGWALGPALGGALAAVSYQAMFLATSFVFAFCAVAVRLSLGASEEPKPGATFSPAGLLAPARDRRYLFFTVCAFLIAVVMAQLIAPLSMHAARYGGLDERRVGLLYSLNGLIVVLAQWPAARLIGRGRLSIALASGCVLYALGYASAGFAGGFAAFAASILLVSVAEVTTSPALQALSANLAPARERGRYLGFSGLMECLGWAVGPLLGGALQQALSPRWPAAPWLCVAALGLVAGAGFLAVRRRLTPEEEGAPAALAAEPAPQEA
- the pyrE gene encoding orotate phosphoribosyltransferase; its protein translation is MMNKLDVLGLLQEHGAIEEGHFRLPSGLHSPIFIQTASVMQYPYIAQRIARAMSARFPSPVDVVLAPAVGGVVAGQEIARLRRCRSIFAERVNGEMLLRREFKITPGERVLVVEDVLATGHLAGAVVELVRAYGGKVVGIAAILDRSTAALPLGVPVRALVTYPVQVMPPDTCELCARRVPFSRRGALDILDDLGTP
- a CDS encoding response regulator; the encoded protein is MYEEEEPSVIPELTDPKDKLILIVDDDESILDLLEHVVKKEGFRVERAADGQEAIRKAEALMPNAMILDFMLPGLGGFEVLKSLQMCDARSIPVIIITGRRIDRQTVEMVRQESNVREFIEKPIKPAVLSSVLHRMLQTRPPEISRKTDRGPLSSDW
- a CDS encoding Lrp/AsnC ligand binding domain-containing protein, giving the protein MKAFVLCRLSAGLEQKAIAQIRTIKGVNEVFLTFGSWDAILTAECDTLDKISGLIVREVRGIHGVQATETLVTTNL